The following are encoded in a window of Bradyrhizobium guangdongense genomic DNA:
- a CDS encoding glutathione binding-like protein, which produces MLQLYFSPMACSLSSRIALMEAGLEARYHLVHLRTKKVAEDEADFRGVSPKGAVPVLVLENGERLTESAAVLQYIADLKPERGLAPQPGDVDRYRLQEWLSFVGAEIHKAFLFPTFWYQDDASLAKPRGRIAQTLSVPSAHLATREFLVGERFTVADAHLAWALLLLRPAGVDIALWPPLVAYLERMQARPAVRDAIATEMALRKTMAA; this is translated from the coding sequence ATGCTGCAACTCTATTTCTCGCCGATGGCCTGCTCGCTTTCGAGCCGGATCGCGTTGATGGAAGCTGGCCTCGAGGCGCGCTATCATCTGGTGCATCTCCGGACCAAGAAGGTCGCGGAGGACGAAGCGGATTTTCGCGGCGTTTCACCGAAGGGCGCGGTGCCCGTACTGGTGCTGGAGAACGGCGAGCGGCTGACGGAAAGCGCGGCGGTGCTGCAATACATTGCCGACCTGAAGCCCGAGCGCGGCCTGGCGCCGCAGCCGGGCGACGTCGATCGCTATCGCTTGCAGGAATGGCTGAGCTTCGTCGGCGCCGAGATCCACAAGGCCTTCCTGTTTCCGACCTTCTGGTACCAGGACGACGCCTCGCTCGCCAAGCCGCGCGGACGGATCGCGCAGACCTTGTCGGTGCCGTCAGCACATCTGGCGACGCGCGAATTCCTCGTGGGTGAACGCTTCACCGTCGCGGACGCGCATCTCGCCTGGGCTTTGCTGCTGCTGCGACCGGCCGGCGTCGACATCGCGCTATGGCCGCCGCTGGTGGCCTATCTCGAACGCATGCAGGCGCGTCCCGCCGTGCGGGACGCGATCGCGACCGAAATGGCGCTCCGCAAGACGATGGCGGCTTGA
- a CDS encoding cysteine hydrolase family protein: MTTAKTLLQLAGADLTPPRLADAALVLIDIQNEYLAGPLALPDARPAIARAARLLAKARAANAPIIHIAHRGKAGSLFDRSAERGAIVAELMPHAGEPVIEKELPNSFAGTDLKARLAATDRKNIVLAGFMTHMCVSSTARAALDLGFRTTIDAESCATRDLPDGRGGKLDARTIHEVALAELSDRFAIIARGDVLT, encoded by the coding sequence ATGACGACTGCCAAGACCCTGCTGCAGCTCGCCGGCGCCGACCTCACCCCGCCGCGACTTGCCGACGCCGCGCTGGTGCTGATCGACATCCAGAACGAATACCTCGCGGGCCCCCTGGCTCTGCCCGACGCCAGGCCCGCAATCGCGCGAGCAGCTAGGCTGCTGGCAAAGGCGCGAGCGGCAAACGCGCCGATCATCCATATCGCCCATCGCGGCAAGGCGGGCAGCCTGTTCGATCGCAGCGCCGAGCGCGGCGCGATCGTCGCCGAACTGATGCCGCATGCCGGCGAACCGGTGATCGAAAAGGAGTTGCCCAATTCCTTTGCCGGCACCGATCTCAAGGCCCGCCTTGCCGCGACCGACCGCAAGAACATCGTGCTGGCCGGCTTCATGACGCACATGTGCGTCAGCTCCACCGCGCGCGCAGCGCTCGACCTCGGCTTTCGCACGACCATCGATGCAGAATCCTGCGCGACGCGCGATCTTCCCGACGGGCGCGGCGGCAAGCTGGACGCCCGCACCATCCACGAGGTTGCACTCGCCGAACTCTCCGACCGCTTCGCGATCATCGCGCGCGGCGATGTGCTGACCTGA
- a CDS encoding LysR family transcriptional regulator, whose amino-acid sequence MNWDDLRIIAAVRDEGSYAGASARLRIDETTVGRRLSRIERALGLRLFEAADGARRPTRQCEAVLAHVEAMAAHAAEIGRLSESVEGPVGRLRIASTNTVAEEVLSPRASDFLRAHPGLTLQFLTASGNVRFSRWEADLAIRLRKPEKGDFAISRLGDIKLYYFEPVATQGEPMLCAYPDELGAIPEMQFLRTKTARARCVTDNVRVIRNLIRAHHAAGVLPEYVCADLLADRRLRATLLPKRRDAWLLVQNHLKRDAAARVTIDWVRACFQEMARA is encoded by the coding sequence ATGAACTGGGACGATCTGCGCATCATCGCCGCCGTCAGGGACGAGGGCAGCTATGCCGGCGCCAGCGCACGGCTGCGCATCGACGAGACCACGGTCGGACGCAGGTTGTCGCGCATCGAGCGCGCGCTCGGCCTGCGTCTGTTCGAGGCCGCCGACGGCGCCCGCAGGCCGACGCGGCAATGCGAGGCGGTGCTGGCGCATGTCGAGGCGATGGCGGCGCATGCCGCCGAGATCGGTCGCCTCAGCGAGAGCGTGGAGGGTCCGGTGGGACGCCTGCGCATCGCCTCCACCAACACGGTCGCGGAAGAAGTGCTGTCGCCGCGCGCGAGCGATTTCCTGCGCGCCCATCCCGGCTTGACGCTGCAATTCCTCACCGCGAGCGGGAACGTCAGGTTCTCGCGCTGGGAAGCCGATCTCGCCATTCGCCTGCGCAAGCCCGAGAAGGGCGACTTCGCGATCTCGAGGCTGGGCGACATCAAGCTCTACTATTTCGAGCCTGTTGCGACCCAGGGCGAGCCGATGCTCTGTGCCTACCCGGACGAGCTTGGTGCCATCCCCGAGATGCAGTTTCTGCGGACCAAAACGGCCCGTGCGCGCTGCGTTACCGACAACGTTCGTGTCATCCGCAATCTGATCCGCGCGCATCACGCTGCCGGGGTGTTGCCGGAATATGTTTGCGCGGATCTTCTCGCAGATCGCCGCCTGCGCGCCACGCTGCTGCCGAAGCGGCGCGATGCCTGGCTGCTCGTGCAAAACCACCTCAAGCGCGACGCCGCAGCGCGCGTGACGATCGACTGGGTGAGGGCGTGTTTCCAGGAGATGGCGCGGGCGTGA
- the lepB gene encoding signal peptidase I, which yields MTVVQDTIRPKARSRDWKAIVVLILLVPVLWSPVILFRFVLFQPFNIPSNSMAPTLMVGDYVFAAKYAYGYGRYSFPFAPSFISGRFRAADPNYGDVVVFRAPKDSSTDYVKRVVGLPGDRIQMRQGQLFLNEIPVTRIALKEVPAGSTCGSEFGGRVRRWRETMPNGASYVTYDCTDNGFLDNTSVYTVPPGHFFALGDNRDNSTDSRMATMGFIPMDNLVGKVTRIFWSLDSGGGLRPGRMGKVG from the coding sequence ATGACAGTTGTTCAGGACACCATCAGGCCGAAGGCCCGATCGCGGGACTGGAAGGCGATCGTCGTCCTGATCCTGCTCGTCCCGGTGCTGTGGTCGCCGGTGATCCTGTTTCGCTTCGTGCTGTTTCAGCCGTTCAACATTCCGTCCAACTCGATGGCCCCGACGCTGATGGTCGGCGACTACGTTTTCGCCGCCAAATATGCCTACGGCTACGGCCGCTACTCGTTTCCGTTCGCGCCGTCGTTTATCTCGGGGCGCTTCCGCGCCGCCGACCCCAATTATGGCGACGTCGTCGTATTCCGGGCGCCGAAGGACAGTTCGACCGATTATGTGAAGCGCGTCGTCGGGCTGCCCGGCGATCGCATCCAGATGCGGCAGGGGCAGCTCTTTCTCAACGAGATCCCGGTAACGCGCATCGCCCTGAAGGAGGTTCCCGCCGGCTCGACTTGCGGCAGCGAGTTCGGTGGAAGGGTCAGGCGCTGGCGCGAGACGATGCCGAACGGGGCGAGCTACGTCACCTACGACTGCACCGACAACGGCTTTCTCGACAACACCAGCGTCTACACCGTGCCGCCGGGCCACTTCTTCGCGCTCGGCGACAACAGAGACAACTCGACCGACAGCCGTATGGCAACGATGGGCTTCATTCCCATGGACAACCTCGTCGGCAAGGTGACGCGGATCTTCTGGTCGCTGGATTCCGGAGGCGGACTGCGTCCGGGCCGGATGGGGAAGGTGGGGTGA
- the groL gene encoding chaperonin GroEL (60 kDa chaperone family; promotes refolding of misfolded polypeptides especially under stressful conditions; forms two stacked rings of heptamers to form a barrel-shaped 14mer; ends can be capped by GroES; misfolded proteins enter the barrel where they are refolded when GroES binds), with the protein MAAKEVKFSVEARDKMLRGVDVLANAVKVTLGPKGRNVVLDKSFGAPRITKDGVTVAKEIELDDKFENMGAQMVREVASKSADAAGDGTTTATVLAQAIVKEGAKSVAAGMNPMDLKRGIDLAVEAVVADLQKNSKKVTSNDEIAQVGTISANGDQEIGKFLSDAMKKVGNEGVITVEEAKSLETELDVVEGMQFDRGYISPYFVTNADKMRVEMDDAYILINEKKLSSLNELLPLLEAVVQTGKPLVIVAEDVEGEALATLVVNRLRGGLKVAAVKAPGFGDRRKAMLQDIAILTGGQAISEDLGIKLENVTLNMLGRAKKVMIDKENTTIVNGAGKKADIEARVAQIKAQIEETTSDYDREKLQERLAKLAGGVAVIRVGGATEVEVKERKDRVDDAMHATRAAVEEGIVPGGGVALLRASEQLKGLRTKNDDQKTGVEIVRKALSAPARQIAINAGEDGSVIVGKILENKTYNYGFDSQTGEYADLVKKGIIDPTKVVRTAIQNAASVAALLITTEAMVAELPKKGGAGPAMPPGGGMGGMDF; encoded by the coding sequence ATGGCAGCCAAAGAAGTCAAATTCTCGGTTGAAGCGCGCGACAAGATGCTGCGCGGCGTCGACGTTCTCGCCAATGCGGTGAAGGTCACGCTCGGTCCGAAGGGCCGCAACGTCGTGCTCGACAAGTCGTTCGGCGCTCCCCGCATCACCAAGGACGGCGTCACCGTCGCCAAGGAGATCGAGCTCGACGACAAGTTCGAGAACATGGGCGCCCAGATGGTGCGCGAAGTCGCCTCCAAGTCCGCTGACGCGGCCGGCGACGGCACCACCACCGCCACCGTGCTCGCCCAGGCGATCGTGAAGGAAGGCGCCAAGTCGGTTGCCGCCGGCATGAACCCGATGGACCTCAAGCGCGGTATCGACCTTGCGGTCGAGGCCGTGGTCGCGGATCTGCAGAAGAACTCCAAGAAGGTCACCTCGAACGACGAGATCGCCCAGGTCGGCACCATCTCGGCGAACGGCGACCAGGAGATCGGCAAGTTCCTCTCCGACGCCATGAAGAAGGTCGGCAACGAGGGCGTCATCACCGTCGAGGAAGCCAAGTCGCTCGAGACCGAGCTCGACGTCGTCGAAGGCATGCAGTTCGACCGCGGCTACATCTCGCCCTACTTCGTCACCAACGCCGACAAGATGCGCGTTGAGATGGACGACGCCTACATCCTCATCAACGAGAAGAAGCTCTCCTCGCTGAACGAGCTGCTGCCGCTGCTCGAAGCCGTGGTGCAGACCGGCAAGCCCCTCGTGATCGTTGCTGAAGACGTCGAAGGCGAAGCGCTCGCGACCCTGGTCGTGAACCGTCTGCGCGGCGGCCTGAAGGTCGCCGCCGTCAAGGCTCCGGGCTTCGGCGATCGCCGCAAGGCCATGCTGCAGGACATCGCGATCCTGACCGGCGGCCAGGCGATCTCGGAAGACCTCGGCATCAAGCTCGAGAACGTCACGCTCAACATGCTCGGTCGCGCCAAGAAGGTGATGATCGACAAGGAGAACACCACGATCGTCAACGGCGCCGGCAAGAAGGCCGACATCGAGGCGCGCGTGGCCCAGATCAAGGCGCAGATCGAGGAAACCACCTCGGACTACGACCGTGAGAAGCTCCAGGAGCGTCTCGCCAAGCTCGCAGGCGGCGTCGCGGTGATCCGCGTCGGCGGCGCGACCGAGGTCGAGGTGAAGGAGCGCAAGGATCGCGTTGATGACGCGATGCATGCGACCCGCGCGGCTGTCGAGGAAGGCATCGTCCCGGGCGGCGGCGTCGCCCTGCTTCGTGCCTCCGAGCAGCTCAAGGGCCTGCGCACCAAGAACGACGACCAGAAGACCGGCGTCGAGATCGTGCGCAAGGCGCTGTCGGCTCCCGCTCGCCAGATCGCGATCAACGCCGGTGAAGACGGCTCGGTGATCGTCGGCAAGATCCTGGAGAACAAGACCTACAATTACGGCTTCGACTCCCAGACCGGCGAATATGCCGACCTCGTCAAGAAGGGCATCATCGACCCGACCAAGGTGGTCCGTACCGCGATCCAGAACGCAGCTTCGGTTGCCGCGCTCCTGATCACCACGGAAGCCATGGTCGCCGAGCTGCCCAAGAAGGGCGGCGCCGGTCCCGCGATGCCCCCGGGCGGCGGCATGGGCGGCATGGACTTCTAA
- a CDS encoding co-chaperone GroES, whose product MKFRPLHDRVVVKRIDAEEKTAGGIIIPDTAKEKPSQGEVVAVGPGGRDEAGKLVPIDLKVGDRVLFGKWSGTEVKIDGQDLLIMKESDVMGVLEVSESKKKAA is encoded by the coding sequence ATGAAATTCCGTCCGCTTCACGACCGCGTCGTGGTCAAGCGCATCGACGCAGAAGAGAAGACCGCTGGCGGCATCATCATTCCCGACACTGCCAAGGAAAAGCCCTCCCAGGGCGAAGTCGTCGCCGTCGGCCCGGGTGGCCGCGACGAGGCCGGCAAGCTGGTCCCGATCGACCTGAAGGTTGGTGACCGCGTGCTGTTCGGCAAGTGGTCCGGCACCGAGGTCAAGATCGACGGCCAGGATCTGCTGATCATGAAGGAGAGCGACGTGATGGGCGTTCTCGAAGTCAGCGAGTCCAAGAAGAAGGCGGCTTAA
- a CDS encoding usg protein, producing MGLRVGGVSEDFRKQMLGYGLTTAQILYRMPDHPSLLQTYVWQNYDMFPKFPALTDFLAFWQQKLDGPLHSVTVAHSKLIKPAELRAVDGVFRLH from the coding sequence ATGGGACTGCGCGTTGGGGGCGTTTCCGAGGATTTCCGGAAACAGATGCTGGGTTACGGACTGACGACGGCCCAAATTCTCTACCGGATGCCGGATCACCCGTCGCTGCTCCAGACCTACGTCTGGCAGAACTACGACATGTTTCCGAAATTCCCGGCGCTGACCGATTTCCTCGCCTTCTGGCAGCAGAAGCTCGACGGTCCGCTGCATTCGGTGACGGTGGCGCACTCCAAGCTGATCAAGCCCGCCGAACTCCGCGCCGTGGACGGCGTGTTCCGGCTGCATTGA
- a CDS encoding cupin domain-containing protein, with amino-acid sequence MAKTTSKKTKSRSAAQTAVKKRSGAKPAARSSARKAVKAKARTTPAKSSAKTPARPRQRIAISHHREEDFKADGLRAYAKYRDLGIADATHGLAQAHVIRLQGPCNPAEVSKLHYHDVEFQMVYVLKGWVKTYMDGQGETMMREGSAWTQPPKIKHMILDYSDDVELLEVILPAEFKTVELKA; translated from the coding sequence ATGGCCAAGACAACAAGCAAGAAAACCAAGTCGCGCAGCGCAGCCCAGACGGCCGTGAAGAAGCGGAGCGGCGCCAAGCCCGCCGCGCGATCCTCGGCCCGCAAGGCGGTGAAGGCGAAGGCGCGCACCACGCCGGCAAAGTCATCAGCGAAGACACCCGCGCGCCCCAGGCAGCGCATCGCCATCAGCCATCACCGCGAGGAAGACTTCAAGGCCGACGGCCTGCGCGCCTACGCAAAGTACCGCGATCTCGGCATTGCCGATGCGACCCACGGCCTCGCGCAAGCGCACGTAATCCGCCTGCAGGGGCCCTGCAATCCGGCCGAGGTCTCGAAGCTGCACTATCACGACGTCGAATTCCAGATGGTCTACGTGCTGAAGGGCTGGGTGAAGACCTACATGGACGGGCAAGGCGAGACGATGATGAGAGAAGGCAGCGCCTGGACCCAGCCGCCGAAGATCAAGCACATGATCCTGGATTATTCTGACGACGTGGAATTGCTGGAGGTGATCCTGCCGGCGGAGTTCAAGACGGTGGAGTTGAAGGCGTAG
- a CDS encoding NupC/NupG family nucleoside CNT transporter, with amino-acid sequence MLRLQSTLGVFALLLIAFALAENRRAVSLRQALIGLVVTFVTAIVLLKVPLVAHGFGAINDAVGAISAASRAGSSFVFGYVGGGALPFELKVPGADFILAFQALPIVLVMSVLTTLLFYWRVLPPVVRGMAWLLERTLGVGGAVGLSTAANIFLGMVEAPLFVRPYLSQMSRSELFLVMTGGMAGIAGTVLVLYATLLAPLIPDAAAHFVIASVLGAPAAILVSLIMVPETSDKRTGGALEDPEMHVAGTMDAIVKGTSAGLELLLNIVAMLLVLVALVYLVNAILGLMPNIGGAAISLQRLLGLVMAPVCWLMGLPWDQAVTAGSLMGTKTVLNELVAYVDFSKLPPDTLDARSRLIMLYAMCGFANFASLGIMIGGLGVMAPERREEINALGLKSIVSGTLTTCLMGAVVGVLT; translated from the coding sequence ATGCTGCGGCTGCAATCGACACTCGGCGTTTTCGCATTGCTGCTGATCGCCTTCGCACTCGCGGAGAATCGCCGCGCGGTCTCGCTTCGACAGGCGCTGATCGGCCTTGTCGTCACCTTCGTCACCGCGATCGTGCTGCTGAAGGTGCCCCTGGTCGCGCATGGCTTCGGCGCCATCAACGACGCGGTCGGCGCCATCTCGGCGGCCTCGCGCGCCGGCTCGTCCTTCGTGTTCGGCTATGTCGGCGGCGGCGCCCTGCCCTTCGAGCTGAAAGTGCCGGGCGCCGATTTCATCCTGGCTTTCCAGGCGCTGCCGATCGTGCTGGTCATGAGCGTGCTGACGACACTCTTGTTCTATTGGCGCGTGCTGCCGCCGGTCGTGCGCGGCATGGCCTGGCTGCTCGAGCGAACGCTTGGCGTCGGCGGCGCGGTCGGGCTCTCGACCGCAGCGAACATTTTCCTCGGCATGGTGGAGGCGCCGCTGTTCGTGCGACCTTATCTCTCACAGATGTCGCGCAGCGAATTGTTTCTGGTGATGACCGGCGGCATGGCCGGTATCGCCGGTACCGTGCTGGTGCTCTATGCGACGCTGCTTGCGCCGCTGATTCCCGACGCGGCCGCGCATTTCGTCATCGCCTCGGTGCTGGGCGCACCGGCCGCGATCCTCGTCAGCCTGATCATGGTGCCCGAAACCTCGGACAAGCGCACCGGCGGCGCGCTGGAAGATCCGGAGATGCACGTCGCCGGCACCATGGATGCGATCGTGAAAGGCACGAGCGCGGGGCTTGAGCTGCTGCTCAACATCGTCGCGATGCTCCTGGTGCTGGTGGCGCTGGTCTATCTCGTCAACGCCATCCTCGGCCTGATGCCGAACATCGGCGGCGCGGCGATCTCGCTGCAGCGGCTGCTGGGCCTCGTGATGGCGCCGGTGTGCTGGCTGATGGGACTGCCTTGGGACCAGGCGGTGACCGCCGGGAGCCTGATGGGCACGAAAACCGTGCTCAACGAGCTCGTCGCCTATGTCGATTTCTCGAAGCTACCACCCGATACGCTCGATGCGCGCTCGCGGCTGATCATGCTTTATGCGATGTGCGGCTTTGCCAATTTCGCCAGTCTGGGCATCATGATCGGCGGCCTCGGCGTGATGGCGCCGGAGCGGCGCGAGGAGATCAACGCGCTGGGGCTGAAGTCGATCGTATCGGGGACGCTGACGACGTGCTTGATGGGAGCGGTGGTGGGGGTGCTGACGTAG
- a CDS encoding MFS transporter: MSVSPPVSAGELLRHRAFLFFLLSRSLSRFSSQIAAVAIGWQIYDLTGSAFDLGMVGLVQFAPTALLVFVAGHAADRFERKRVVQLCQLVEAATALYLAAITWFGAVGEVHIFVATFVLGIAGAFESPTTAALLPLIAPQGSLQRATAVSSGAAQVATITGPALGGFAYAIAPHLAYAVMLLFWILGMVLTGFIQPRPQAVAKEGTDEDNIFAGVRFIRQNPAILGTISLDLFAVLFGGVTALLPIYARDILQAGPVGLGVLRAAPAVGALLMTMVLARHAISRHVGLRMFQAVIVFGIATIVFALSHWMWLSVLSLAALGAADTISVVIRFSLVQLATPDEMRGRVGAVNFLFINASNQLGQFESGLTAALFGAMPAAVLGGVCTVAVALLWMKLFPSLRRVESLE, translated from the coding sequence ATGTCCGTCAGTCCGCCGGTCAGCGCCGGTGAGCTCCTCCGCCATCGCGCCTTCCTGTTCTTCCTGCTCTCGCGCAGCCTGTCGCGCTTCTCCAGCCAGATCGCGGCGGTGGCGATCGGCTGGCAGATCTACGACCTCACCGGCTCGGCTTTCGATCTCGGCATGGTCGGCCTCGTGCAATTCGCGCCGACCGCACTGCTCGTCTTCGTCGCCGGCCACGCCGCCGACCGTTTCGAGCGCAAGCGCGTGGTGCAGCTCTGCCAGCTGGTGGAAGCAGCGACGGCGCTTTACCTCGCCGCGATCACCTGGTTCGGTGCGGTTGGCGAGGTGCATATCTTCGTCGCAACCTTCGTGCTCGGCATTGCCGGCGCCTTTGAGAGCCCGACCACCGCGGCCCTGCTGCCGCTGATCGCGCCGCAGGGTTCGCTCCAGCGTGCCACCGCCGTGTCAAGCGGCGCGGCGCAGGTCGCGACCATCACGGGTCCGGCCCTCGGCGGCTTTGCCTATGCGATCGCGCCGCATCTTGCCTACGCCGTGATGCTGCTGTTCTGGATTCTCGGGATGGTCCTGACCGGCTTCATCCAGCCGCGCCCGCAGGCGGTCGCCAAGGAGGGGACCGACGAGGACAACATCTTCGCCGGCGTCCGCTTCATCCGCCAAAATCCGGCGATCCTCGGCACCATCTCGCTCGACCTGTTCGCCGTGCTGTTCGGCGGCGTTACCGCGCTACTGCCGATCTACGCGCGCGACATCCTCCAGGCCGGCCCGGTCGGGCTCGGCGTGCTCCGCGCCGCGCCCGCGGTCGGCGCGCTCTTGATGACCATGGTGCTGGCGCGCCACGCCATCTCCAGGCATGTGGGCCTGCGCATGTTCCAGGCGGTGATCGTGTTCGGGATCGCCACGATCGTGTTTGCGCTGTCGCATTGGATGTGGCTGTCGGTGCTGTCGCTGGCCGCGCTCGGCGCGGCCGACACGATCAGCGTCGTGATCCGCTTCTCGCTGGTGCAGCTCGCGACGCCCGACGAGATGCGCGGCCGCGTCGGCGCGGTCAACTTCCTCTTCATCAACGCCTCGAACCAGCTCGGCCAGTTCGAGAGCGGCCTGACGGCGGCCCTGTTCGGCGCCATGCCCGCGGCCGTGCTCGGCGGCGTCTGCACGGTCGCGGTGGCGCTGTTGTGGATGAAGCTGTTTCCCAGCCTGCGGCGGGTGGAGAGCCTGGAGTAG
- a CDS encoding SDR family oxidoreductase, translated as MSEAKKIALVTGAGTGVGRAAALALMNTGFTVVLAGRRMEMLEETAKLGPAGKSLCVTADMTKPDSIAALFAKVKDTYGRLDVLFNNAGMGAPAVNFEDLSLEQWQAVVNTNLTGPFLCTQHAFRIMKDQSPRGGRIINNGSISAHAPRPFSAAYTSTKHAITGLTKASNLDGRMYDIAVGQVDIGNAATPMTDRMVNGPGVLQPDGTTKHEPRMDAKAVGDAVAYMAGLPLDANVLTMTVMATKMPFVGRG; from the coding sequence ATGAGTGAAGCGAAAAAGATCGCGCTGGTGACGGGCGCCGGCACCGGCGTCGGACGCGCCGCCGCGCTGGCGCTGATGAACACCGGTTTCACCGTGGTGCTCGCAGGGCGCCGCATGGAGATGCTGGAGGAGACGGCCAAGCTCGGCCCCGCCGGCAAGAGCCTCTGTGTCACCGCCGACATGACCAAGCCCGATTCCATCGCGGCGCTGTTCGCGAAAGTGAAAGACACCTACGGCCGCCTCGACGTGCTCTTCAACAACGCCGGCATGGGCGCGCCCGCCGTCAACTTCGAGGACCTTAGCCTCGAGCAGTGGCAGGCGGTGGTGAATACCAACCTCACCGGCCCGTTCCTGTGCACCCAGCACGCCTTCCGCATCATGAAGGACCAGAGCCCGCGCGGCGGCCGCATCATCAACAACGGCTCGATCTCGGCGCATGCGCCGCGGCCGTTCTCGGCGGCCTATACCTCGACCAAGCACGCCATCACCGGCCTCACCAAGGCGAGCAACCTCGACGGCCGCATGTACGACATCGCGGTCGGCCAGGTCGATATCGGCAACGCCGCGACCCCGATGACCGATCGCATGGTCAACGGCCCCGGCGTGCTGCAGCCCGACGGCACCACCAAGCACGAGCCGCGCATGGATGCGAAGGCGGTCGGCGATGCCGTCGCCTACATGGCCGGCCTGCCGCTCGATGCCAACGTGCTGACGATGACGGTCATGGCGACGAAGATGCCGTTTGTCGGGCGGGGCTGA
- a CDS encoding proteasome-type protease, translating to MTYCCGILVRDGLVMIADTRTNAGLDNVSTFRKLHIFSNPGERIMAIASAGNLAISQSVLSTLTEGLEDPNTGEVETLMNAPTMFQAAQRIGRAIRAVHATEGPALKSEDVSFDVSFLFGGQIKGARMRLFMIYTAGNFIECTTDTPYLQIGEHKYGKPVLDRAMHYDVELYEALKTGLISMDSTMRSNLGVGLPIDVLVVRADACEADLNHRIEAGEPYFHDLRSRWSAALRAAHQNIPRPPYKNEKEPKT from the coding sequence ATGACCTATTGCTGCGGAATCCTGGTTCGGGACGGTCTGGTGATGATCGCCGACACCCGCACCAATGCCGGTCTCGACAACGTCTCGACATTTCGCAAGCTCCATATCTTCTCGAATCCCGGCGAGCGCATCATGGCGATCGCCAGCGCCGGCAACCTCGCCATCAGCCAGTCGGTGCTCTCCACCTTGACCGAGGGTCTGGAAGATCCCAACACGGGCGAGGTCGAGACGCTGATGAACGCGCCGACCATGTTCCAGGCCGCGCAGCGCATCGGTCGGGCGATCCGGGCGGTGCACGCCACCGAGGGGCCGGCGCTGAAATCCGAGGACGTGTCCTTCGACGTCTCGTTCCTGTTCGGCGGGCAGATCAAGGGCGCGCGCATGCGCCTGTTCATGATCTACACCGCCGGCAATTTCATCGAGTGCACCACCGACACGCCTTACCTGCAGATCGGCGAGCACAAATACGGCAAGCCGGTGCTCGATCGCGCCATGCATTACGACGTCGAGCTCTACGAGGCGCTGAAGACCGGGTTGATCTCGATGGATTCGACCATGCGCTCCAATCTCGGCGTCGGCCTGCCGATCGACGTGCTGGTGGTGCGCGCGGACGCCTGCGAAGCCGACCTCAACCACCGCATCGAGGCGGGCGAGCCTTATTTCCACGACCTGCGCTCGCGCTGGTCGGCGGCGTTGCGCGCAGCGCATCAGAACATTCCGCGGCCGCCCTACAAGAACGAAAAAGAACCCAAAACCTGA